A genomic segment from Aerosakkonema funiforme FACHB-1375 encodes:
- a CDS encoding FAD-dependent oxidoreductase: MFDVAVIGAGIAGLTAAQQLQQAGYSVVVLEKSRGVGGRVATRRLYGKSADHGLRYLEPNGEILQRFVKVLCDRHILQTWNDRFYSPESKIPHYVAPEGMSAIAKFLATGLEIKLNQRVRAINVTDNKYWRLDFEAKVDDIPEAVKAKAAIVAIPAPQALMLLEPLAESILPTGFVDKLRAIEFDPCLAVMAGYPAQAELNLDWNSVVFADNSDIAWIGLDSSKRRNAEFPVFVMHSSAAFAQNYLDAEDLNAAARHLLATATAELNLSWLDAPAWYQIHRWRYAFPSQFWQSSYLDAEISLPLICCGDWCGGNLVESALNSGMAAASQINRYIRDVPLPGIRFLDIF, encoded by the coding sequence GTGTTTGATGTTGCGGTTATTGGTGCGGGAATAGCCGGTTTGACTGCGGCGCAACAGTTGCAGCAAGCTGGATACAGTGTAGTGGTGCTGGAAAAATCTCGCGGTGTGGGAGGAAGGGTGGCGACGCGCCGATTATACGGCAAAAGCGCCGATCACGGGTTGCGCTACTTGGAACCGAATGGGGAGATTTTGCAAAGGTTTGTAAAGGTGTTATGCGATCGCCACATTCTCCAGACTTGGAATGACAGATTTTATTCCCCTGAATCCAAAATCCCCCACTATGTTGCGCCAGAAGGAATGAGTGCGATCGCGAAATTCCTCGCTACTGGTTTGGAAATCAAGCTAAATCAACGAGTCCGGGCAATTAATGTTACAGATAACAAATATTGGCGTCTGGATTTTGAGGCTAAGGTCGATGATATCCCAGAAGCGGTAAAAGCCAAAGCAGCGATCGTGGCAATTCCCGCGCCGCAAGCTTTGATGTTGTTGGAGCCATTAGCTGAGAGTATTTTACCAACTGGGTTTGTGGATAAGCTGCGAGCGATCGAATTCGATCCCTGTTTGGCGGTCATGGCAGGCTATCCAGCCCAAGCAGAGCTAAATTTAGATTGGAATTCTGTTGTTTTTGCAGATAATTCCGACATTGCTTGGATCGGTTTGGATAGCAGCAAGCGCCGCAACGCTGAATTTCCAGTATTTGTGATGCACAGCAGTGCTGCATTTGCTCAAAATTATTTAGATGCAGAAGATTTAAATGCTGCTGCACGCCATTTGTTAGCTACGGCGACAGCAGAATTAAATCTATCTTGGCTAGATGCGCCAGCATGGTATCAAATTCACAGGTGGCGCTATGCTTTTCCCAGTCAGTTTTGGCAGTCAAGTTATCTGGATGCGGAGATATCTTTACCTTTGATATGTTGCGGTGATTGGTGTGGTGGAAACTTAGTAGAAAGTGCTTTAAATTCGGGTATGGCGGCGGCAAGTCAAATTAATCGGTATATTAGAGATGTGCCTTTACCGGGTATTCGCTTTTTAGACATTTTTTAG
- a CDS encoding YaaW family protein translates to MDELRSVLELATEEELQQLTAILFCRRFNPLDYVGTPDPIEVQSQDREAWLDMLEQRFRFLAADGLTVLRGRTQEVTYRQVLIQVCRYLKIRYSNKLSTTDIEAEIFLHLLKRAWKELPAAEQNALTVRVQQSLAETQLSEPLPLSVQRDPFGWLIKGGSALAVSSIVKPMLLQQMAHQFALHFARYQIAREAAVSGGVAAMNKFQGYMMLQAAEKGMALSAARYTAVRSVFAFLGPALWTWFFADLGWRAIATNYARIIPTIFALAQIRLTRSECWEIA, encoded by the coding sequence TTGGATGAACTGAGATCGGTACTGGAGTTGGCTACAGAAGAAGAATTGCAACAACTGACGGCAATTCTGTTTTGTCGCCGATTCAATCCCCTAGACTATGTTGGCACGCCCGATCCTATAGAAGTACAAAGCCAAGATCGCGAAGCTTGGCTGGATATGCTAGAGCAAAGGTTTCGCTTTTTGGCAGCGGATGGCTTGACGGTATTGCGGGGACGCACACAGGAGGTAACCTATCGCCAAGTTTTAATCCAGGTGTGTCGTTATCTTAAAATTCGCTACTCCAACAAGCTTTCCACCACAGATATAGAAGCAGAGATATTTCTCCATCTGCTGAAACGAGCTTGGAAAGAATTACCCGCCGCAGAGCAAAATGCCTTAACTGTGCGAGTGCAGCAAAGTCTGGCAGAAACTCAACTTTCCGAACCGTTACCGCTTTCCGTGCAGCGCGATCCTTTCGGTTGGCTGATCAAAGGTGGTAGCGCTTTGGCAGTTAGTTCGATCGTCAAACCGATGTTGCTGCAACAGATGGCCCATCAGTTTGCGCTTCACTTTGCCAGATACCAAATTGCCAGGGAAGCAGCCGTATCTGGAGGAGTGGCGGCGATGAACAAGTTTCAAGGCTATATGATGCTTCAGGCTGCTGAAAAGGGTATGGCTTTGAGTGCGGCGCGATATACTGCTGTCCGCAGCGTGTTTGCATTTTTAGGCCCAGCGCTGTGGACTTGGTTTTTTGCGGATCTCGGTTGGCGAGCGATCGCCACTAACTACGCCCGCATTATACCCACCATCTTCGCCCTAGCACAAATTCGCCTCACTCGCTCGGAATGTTGGGAAATAGCATGA
- a CDS encoding O-antigen ligase family protein — protein MKPKFTIQNLKSFSEPPLQLWWNFAQLGLLIFPLFPAVGAVGIALAILGTGKQKFNTIIRRPLNWGIALFSLLLVVSASLAAYSSEAFLGLANFLPFFLLLISFGELIQTPAQLRRLAWIIVIPSVPIVILGLGQLFLGWASSGLLANILGWGLTATGNPPGRMASVFMYANILAAYLTIVFILALGLSIEQWQLARRRAGEAENGGTGERGKFPNYGTLYLIAAVIGSAIAIVFTNSRNAWAIAPLACLAFSVYLGWRWLLAAVTGIASIILAAAFAPSPINQFLRKIVPAFFWARLTDQNFPDRPLPYLRTTQWQFAWWMTQQRPWTGWGLRNFTPLYVTKYATPDNPIWLGHPHSLFLMLTAEIGIPATMLFCVLVSWMIARSILLLRDWPVNNQDRLILFSFIVAFLGCSLFNTVDVTIFDLRVNTFGWLLLAAIGGVVYSQSGK, from the coding sequence ATGAAGCCAAAATTCACAATCCAAAATCTAAAATCTTTTTCCGAACCTCCCTTACAGCTATGGTGGAATTTTGCCCAGCTAGGTTTGTTGATTTTTCCTTTATTTCCAGCTGTAGGAGCAGTCGGAATTGCCCTCGCAATACTGGGTACTGGCAAGCAAAAGTTTAATACGATTATCCGACGTCCCCTCAACTGGGGAATCGCTCTTTTTAGCCTTTTACTCGTCGTTTCTGCGAGTTTGGCTGCTTATTCTTCAGAGGCTTTTCTGGGTTTGGCTAATTTTTTACCGTTTTTCTTGCTGCTTATCTCGTTCGGCGAGTTAATACAAACACCCGCTCAACTGCGGCGATTAGCTTGGATTATAGTTATACCTTCTGTTCCGATCGTAATTCTTGGCTTGGGTCAACTATTTTTAGGTTGGGCTAGTTCGGGTTTATTAGCAAATATTTTAGGTTGGGGTCTCACAGCGACTGGCAATCCTCCAGGTAGAATGGCGTCCGTTTTTATGTACGCCAATATCCTCGCCGCTTATCTGACGATCGTTTTCATTCTCGCACTTGGGCTGTCGATCGAACAGTGGCAACTCGCTAGGAGAAGAGCGGGAGAGGCGGAGAACGGGGGAACGGGGGAGCGAGGGAAGTTTCCCAATTACGGGACGTTATATTTGATTGCGGCGGTAATTGGCAGTGCGATCGCGATCGTCTTCACTAATTCTCGCAATGCTTGGGCGATCGCACCTCTGGCCTGTCTCGCTTTTTCAGTTTACCTTGGTTGGCGTTGGTTATTAGCGGCAGTCACAGGAATTGCAAGTATTATTCTCGCCGCCGCTTTTGCGCCATCACCGATAAATCAATTCCTGCGAAAAATAGTCCCCGCTTTCTTTTGGGCGCGTTTAACAGATCAAAATTTTCCCGATCGACCTTTACCTTATTTGCGAACAACCCAGTGGCAATTTGCTTGGTGGATGACACAGCAGCGTCCTTGGACAGGTTGGGGATTAAGAAATTTCACGCCACTTTATGTAACAAAATATGCCACTCCCGACAATCCTATTTGGTTAGGTCATCCCCATAGTTTGTTTTTGATGCTAACAGCAGAAATCGGCATTCCTGCGACAATGCTGTTTTGTGTTTTAGTCAGTTGGATGATTGCGCGAAGTATTTTGCTATTGCGAGATTGGCCTGTAAATAATCAAGATAGATTAATTTTATTCAGTTTTATAGTTGCTTTTTTAGGCTGTAGTTTATTTAACACCGTAGATGTAACAATATTTGATTTGCGCGTCAATACATTCGGATGGTTGCTGTTAGCCGCAATTGGTGGAGTGGTTTATAGCCAAAGTGGAAAATGA